From Carettochelys insculpta isolate YL-2023 chromosome 22, ASM3395843v1, whole genome shotgun sequence, one genomic window encodes:
- the GNL3L gene encoding guanine nucleotide-binding protein-like 3-like protein isoform X2 encodes MTRPKHTPAAGKHRHKVAELRIRQQEARHQETSQHRSLESLQQDALRKQQAFEQKEVGLQQLQGLPRLEKEGSRRAYYREFWKVIQAADVVLEVLDARDPQGCRCPQVEEAVLRAGANKRLVLVLNKIDLVAREVVAGWLKYLRNELPTVAFKASTQQQSQHLQQSRVPVAKASVELLASGACVGADCLLKLLANYSRSRDLKMSISVGVVGFPNVGKSSLINSLKRSRACSVGATPGVTKCLQEVQLDGRIRLLDCPGLVLAPVATDTALVLRSCRPLEQVADPVAPVAAILRRCSKEQIMQHYRVPEYRDVSEFLAHLARRKGKLRKGGVPDHEKAARAMLSDWISGKISYFTHPPETHTLPTHLSAEIVAEMGRAFDFEVLEQGNKEALASLSPVSAGIGLSAAGLALGVAMEEEVAARKEEVAMEEDRDLELGPVTVELKTKTKAAAAAAAAEEGPAPRAPCLEEIAALDPLHQGQGLRAASRQRKKQQKRAEKIACKLSATLTAAMNFGTAGD; translated from the exons ATGACCCGGCCCA AGCACACCCCAGCCGCAGGGAAGCATAGGCACAAG GTGGCGGAGCTGAGGATCCGCCAGCAGGAGGCCCGGCACCAGGAGACCAGCCAGCACCGCAGCCTGGAGTCCTTGCAGCAGGACGCCCTCCGCAAGCAGCAGGCCTTTGAGCAGAAG GAGGtcgggctgcagcagctgcaggggctccctcGGCTGGAGAAGGAGGGGTCCCGCCGGGCCTATTACCGGGAGTTCTGGAAG GTGATCCAAGCAGCTGACGTGGTCCTGGAGGTGCTGGACGCCCGCGACCCCCAGGGCTGCCGCTGCCCCCAGGTGGAGGAGGCTGTGCTGCGGGCCGGGGCCAACAAGCGGCTGGTGCTGGTCCTGAACAAAATTG acctagtggccagggaggtggtggctgggtggctgaaATACCTGAGGAACGAGCTCCCCACTGTGGCCTTCAAAGCCTCTACCCAGCAGCAGAGTCAGCACCTG caaCAGAGCAGGGTGCCTGTGGCCAAGGCCTCGGTGGAGCTGCTGGCCAGCGGGGCCTGCGTGGGGGCGGACTGCTTGCTGAAGCTGCTGGCCAACTACAGCCGCAGCCGGGACCTCAAGATGTCCATCAGCGTGGGGGTGGTAG GCTTCCCCAACGTTGGCAAAAGCAGCCTCATCAACAGTCTGAAGCGGAGCCGGGCCTGCAGTGTGGGTGCCACACCTGGCGTGACCAA GTGCCTGCAGGAGGTGCAGCTGGACGGGCGCATCCGCCTACTGGACTGCCCTGGCCTGGTGCTGGCCCCCGTGGCCACCGACACTGCCCTGGTGctgcgcagctgccgcccgctgGAGCAGGTGGCCGACCCGGTGGCCCCCGTGGCCGCCATCTTGCGCCGCTGCTCAAAGGAGCAG ATCATGCAGCACTACCGTGTGCCGGAGTACCGGGACGTCAGCGAGttcctggcccacctggcccgcaggaaggggaaactgaggaaagGGGGCGTGCCCGACCACGAGAAGGCAGCCAGAGCCATGCTGAGTGACTGgatcag CGGGAAGATCAGCTATTTCACACACCCCCCCGAGACCCACACGCTGCCGACCCACCTCAGCGCTGAGATTGTGGCTGAGATGGGCCGGGCCTTCGACTTCGAAGTGCTGGAGCAGGGCAACAAGGAGGCTTTGGCCA GCCTCTCGCCGGTTTCCGCGGGCATCGGCCTCAGCGCCGCCGGCCTCGCTCTCGGGGTAGCGATGGAGGAAGAGGTGGCAGCCAGGAAAGAGGAGGTGGCCATGGAGGAGGACAGAGATCTGGAG ctcGGCCCCGTGACAGTGGAGCTGAAGACGAagaccaaggctgctgctgctgctgctgctgcagaagaggGTCCTGCCCCCCGTGCCCCCTGCCTCGAGGAGATCGCAGCCCTCGACCCCCTGCACCAAGGACAGGGGCTGCGGGCGGCCAGCAGGCAGCGGAAGAAGCAGCAAAAAAGGGCAG AGAAAATCGCCTGCAAGCTCTCGGCCACGCTGACAGCCGCCATGAACTTCGGCACAGCCGGCGACTAG
- the GNL3L gene encoding guanine nucleotide-binding protein-like 3-like protein isoform X1: MTRPKHTPAAGKHRHKWKDSKAHGKTDPGVPRLRHVKEYAKEAELKKKRVAELRIRQQEARHQETSQHRSLESLQQDALRKQQAFEQKEVGLQQLQGLPRLEKEGSRRAYYREFWKVIQAADVVLEVLDARDPQGCRCPQVEEAVLRAGANKRLVLVLNKIDLVAREVVAGWLKYLRNELPTVAFKASTQQQSQHLQQSRVPVAKASVELLASGACVGADCLLKLLANYSRSRDLKMSISVGVVGFPNVGKSSLINSLKRSRACSVGATPGVTKCLQEVQLDGRIRLLDCPGLVLAPVATDTALVLRSCRPLEQVADPVAPVAAILRRCSKEQIMQHYRVPEYRDVSEFLAHLARRKGKLRKGGVPDHEKAARAMLSDWISGKISYFTHPPETHTLPTHLSAEIVAEMGRAFDFEVLEQGNKEALASLSPVSAGIGLSAAGLALGVAMEEEVAARKEEVAMEEDRDLELGPVTVELKTKTKAAAAAAAAEEGPAPRAPCLEEIAALDPLHQGQGLRAASRQRKKQQKRAEKIACKLSATLTAAMNFGTAGD, encoded by the exons ATGACCCGGCCCA AGCACACCCCAGCCGCAGGGAAGCATAGGCACAAG TGGAAGGACTCGAAGGCTCATGGGAAAACGGACCCTGGCGTCCCTCGGCTGCGGCACGTCAaggaatatgcaaaggaggctgaattaaagaaaaaaagg GTGGCGGAGCTGAGGATCCGCCAGCAGGAGGCCCGGCACCAGGAGACCAGCCAGCACCGCAGCCTGGAGTCCTTGCAGCAGGACGCCCTCCGCAAGCAGCAGGCCTTTGAGCAGAAG GAGGtcgggctgcagcagctgcaggggctccctcGGCTGGAGAAGGAGGGGTCCCGCCGGGCCTATTACCGGGAGTTCTGGAAG GTGATCCAAGCAGCTGACGTGGTCCTGGAGGTGCTGGACGCCCGCGACCCCCAGGGCTGCCGCTGCCCCCAGGTGGAGGAGGCTGTGCTGCGGGCCGGGGCCAACAAGCGGCTGGTGCTGGTCCTGAACAAAATTG acctagtggccagggaggtggtggctgggtggctgaaATACCTGAGGAACGAGCTCCCCACTGTGGCCTTCAAAGCCTCTACCCAGCAGCAGAGTCAGCACCTG caaCAGAGCAGGGTGCCTGTGGCCAAGGCCTCGGTGGAGCTGCTGGCCAGCGGGGCCTGCGTGGGGGCGGACTGCTTGCTGAAGCTGCTGGCCAACTACAGCCGCAGCCGGGACCTCAAGATGTCCATCAGCGTGGGGGTGGTAG GCTTCCCCAACGTTGGCAAAAGCAGCCTCATCAACAGTCTGAAGCGGAGCCGGGCCTGCAGTGTGGGTGCCACACCTGGCGTGACCAA GTGCCTGCAGGAGGTGCAGCTGGACGGGCGCATCCGCCTACTGGACTGCCCTGGCCTGGTGCTGGCCCCCGTGGCCACCGACACTGCCCTGGTGctgcgcagctgccgcccgctgGAGCAGGTGGCCGACCCGGTGGCCCCCGTGGCCGCCATCTTGCGCCGCTGCTCAAAGGAGCAG ATCATGCAGCACTACCGTGTGCCGGAGTACCGGGACGTCAGCGAGttcctggcccacctggcccgcaggaaggggaaactgaggaaagGGGGCGTGCCCGACCACGAGAAGGCAGCCAGAGCCATGCTGAGTGACTGgatcag CGGGAAGATCAGCTATTTCACACACCCCCCCGAGACCCACACGCTGCCGACCCACCTCAGCGCTGAGATTGTGGCTGAGATGGGCCGGGCCTTCGACTTCGAAGTGCTGGAGCAGGGCAACAAGGAGGCTTTGGCCA GCCTCTCGCCGGTTTCCGCGGGCATCGGCCTCAGCGCCGCCGGCCTCGCTCTCGGGGTAGCGATGGAGGAAGAGGTGGCAGCCAGGAAAGAGGAGGTGGCCATGGAGGAGGACAGAGATCTGGAG ctcGGCCCCGTGACAGTGGAGCTGAAGACGAagaccaaggctgctgctgctgctgctgctgcagaagaggGTCCTGCCCCCCGTGCCCCCTGCCTCGAGGAGATCGCAGCCCTCGACCCCCTGCACCAAGGACAGGGGCTGCGGGCGGCCAGCAGGCAGCGGAAGAAGCAGCAAAAAAGGGCAG AGAAAATCGCCTGCAAGCTCTCGGCCACGCTGACAGCCGCCATGAACTTCGGCACAGCCGGCGACTAG